A portion of the Achromobacter sp. MFA1 R4 genome contains these proteins:
- a CDS encoding DMT family transporter: protein MFVMATWGLNIVSIKYLTQHMDIQALAAVRILIAFITVTLIIKARGGRIPKLGGAQLGWVALAGFLVVYAHQVALVSGLRFSSAANGTLIMATSPLLSAFLAAIFYRERLTTTRIAGALLGLVGVGMVVVGGGAQLGLTGWGDAVVFVAVLVFVFGGLVIQRMSRMMDPLGMLWYMYLAGGLMLMGHAALTPSSYQAGTWQMAWWPWAVLMFSAVIASGVSNIVWNAGIARLGISRAALFVNWLPIFGLLFAALFLDEHVTLTHVVGLGCVLGGTWLGLRRGAQPGRAAAAKA from the coding sequence ATGTTCGTCATGGCCACGTGGGGCCTGAACATCGTCTCCATCAAGTACCTGACGCAGCACATGGACATCCAGGCGCTGGCCGCCGTGCGGATCCTGATTGCGTTCATCACGGTCACCCTCATCATCAAGGCGCGCGGCGGACGCATTCCCAAACTGGGCGGCGCGCAGTTGGGCTGGGTGGCGCTGGCGGGGTTCCTGGTGGTGTATGCGCATCAGGTGGCGCTGGTGTCGGGGCTGCGATTCTCGTCGGCGGCCAACGGCACGCTCATCATGGCCACCAGTCCCTTGTTGTCCGCCTTCCTGGCCGCCATTTTCTACCGAGAAAGGCTCACCACGACCCGTATCGCGGGCGCGCTGCTTGGCCTGGTGGGCGTGGGCATGGTGGTGGTGGGCGGCGGCGCGCAACTCGGGCTGACCGGCTGGGGCGACGCGGTGGTGTTCGTGGCGGTGCTCGTGTTCGTGTTCGGCGGCCTGGTCATCCAGCGGATGTCGCGAATGATGGATCCGCTGGGGATGCTCTGGTACATGTACCTGGCCGGCGGGTTGATGCTGATGGGCCACGCCGCGCTGACGCCGAGTTCCTACCAGGCCGGCACGTGGCAGATGGCGTGGTGGCCATGGGCCGTGCTGATGTTCTCGGCGGTCATCGCGTCGGGCGTCAGCAACATCGTGTGGAATGCGGGCATCGCCCGCCTGGGCATCAGCCGCGCGGCGCTCTTCGTGAACTGGCTGCCGATCTTCGGCCTGCTGTTCGCGGCCTTGTTCCTGGACGAGCACGTCACGCTGACGCACGTGGTCGGCCTGGGCTGCGTGCTGGGCGGCACGTGGCTGGGCCTGCGTCGCGGCGCGCAGCCGGGGCGTGCCGCGGCCGCGAAGGCGTGA
- the hemB gene encoding porphobilinogen synthase: MNPQIITPEFPVSRPRRLRRDDFTRRLVRENALTVNDLIYPVFVAEGSGLRQAVASLPGVVRYSLDTLLPVAEECVALGIPVLSLFPAIDPALKTPDGIEATNPDGLIPRVVRELKSRFPELGVLCDVALDPYTSHGQDGVIDADGYVVNEPTVEILVKQALTQAEAGVDMVAPSDMMDGRIGAVRRALEANGHIHTRIMAYSAKYASAFYGPFRDAVGSATNLGKSNKMAYQMDPGNLDEALREVAGDLQEGADMVMVKPGMPYLDVLRRVKDTFRVPTFAYQVSGEYAMIKAAAANGWLDHDKVMMEALLAFKRAGADGILTYFAIEAAKLLKNQR, encoded by the coding sequence ATGAACCCGCAGATCATCACCCCTGAGTTTCCGGTTTCCCGCCCCCGCCGCCTGCGCCGCGACGACTTTACCCGCCGCCTGGTGCGTGAGAACGCCCTGACGGTCAACGACCTCATCTACCCGGTCTTCGTGGCCGAGGGCTCCGGCCTGCGGCAAGCCGTGGCGTCCCTGCCCGGCGTTGTGCGCTATTCCCTGGATACCCTGCTGCCCGTGGCAGAGGAATGCGTGGCGCTGGGCATCCCGGTGCTGTCCCTCTTCCCGGCCATCGACCCGGCCCTCAAGACGCCGGACGGCATCGAAGCCACCAATCCCGACGGCCTGATTCCGCGCGTGGTGCGCGAACTGAAGTCGCGCTTCCCGGAACTGGGGGTGTTGTGCGATGTGGCGCTGGACCCTTACACCAGCCACGGCCAGGACGGCGTCATCGACGCAGACGGCTACGTGGTCAACGAACCCACGGTCGAAATCCTGGTCAAGCAGGCGCTGACGCAGGCCGAAGCCGGCGTCGACATGGTCGCGCCCAGCGACATGATGGACGGCCGCATCGGCGCCGTGCGCCGCGCGCTGGAGGCCAATGGGCACATCCACACGCGGATCATGGCGTATTCGGCCAAGTACGCCAGCGCCTTCTACGGCCCGTTCCGCGACGCCGTGGGCTCGGCCACCAATCTGGGCAAGTCCAACAAAATGGCCTACCAGATGGACCCGGGCAACCTCGACGAGGCCCTGCGCGAAGTGGCCGGCGACCTGCAGGAAGGCGCCGACATGGTCATGGTCAAGCCGGGCATGCCGTATCTGGACGTGCTGCGCCGGGTCAAGGACACCTTCCGCGTGCCGACCTTCGCCTACCAGGTAAGCGGCGAATACGCCATGATCAAGGCCGCCGCCGCCAATGGCTGGCTCGACCACGACAAGGTCATGATGGAGGCGCTGCTGGCCTTCAAGCGGGCCGGCGCCGACGGCATCTTGACGTACTTCGCCATCGAAGCGGCCAAGCTGCTCAAGAACCAGCGCTAG
- the yihA gene encoding ribosome biogenesis GTP-binding protein YihA/YsxC produces MSLLHRASFLTSAARLDQLPAAGAPEVCFVGRSNAGKSTAINVLCNQRRLAFSSKTPGRTRLINMFSLPDPLDPEAHIGYLVDLPGYGYASVARNEKEKWADILGGYLRDRESLVGIVLLIDIRRGVTELDRRLANFIAPTGRPVLALLTKADKLPYGQRMRTVFSVRKDLADIGALHTIPFSAPERIGLEEAGAHIENWISPKVVP; encoded by the coding sequence GTGTCCCTCCTACATCGCGCCTCTTTCCTCACCTCCGCGGCTCGCCTCGACCAGTTGCCGGCCGCCGGCGCTCCCGAGGTTTGCTTTGTCGGCCGCTCCAACGCCGGCAAATCCACGGCCATCAACGTGCTGTGCAACCAGCGCCGTCTTGCGTTCTCCAGCAAGACGCCGGGCCGCACACGCCTGATCAACATGTTCAGCCTGCCGGACCCCCTGGATCCCGAAGCGCACATCGGCTATCTGGTCGACCTGCCGGGCTACGGCTATGCCTCGGTGGCCCGCAACGAAAAAGAAAAATGGGCGGACATCCTGGGCGGCTATCTGCGCGACCGTGAATCGCTGGTCGGCATCGTGCTGCTCATCGACATCCGCCGCGGCGTCACGGAATTGGACCGGCGCCTGGCCAATTTCATCGCCCCCACCGGCCGTCCGGTGCTGGCGCTGCTGACCAAGGCCGACAAGCTGCCTTACGGCCAGCGCATGCGCACCGTGTTCTCCGTCCGCAAGGACTTGGCCGACATCGGCGCGCTGCACACGATTCCCTTCTCGGCGCCCGAGCGCATCGGCCTGGAAGAGGCCGGCGCCCACATTGAAAATTGGATTTCCCCCAAGGTCGTACCATGA
- a CDS encoding cytochrome c translates to MKRVLSRMLVASGLLLGASAFSATSFAADGAAGPAKPDAAKGGQLFDQGDASRGIIACASCHGAAGNSTIPVNPNLAAQPHEYLAKQLADFKVKEGAKTPVRNGPDGNPSPMTAMVQNLTPADMQNIALYLATQPLKEPATAGHENLVELGQKIWRGGLPERNVPACAACHSANGAGIPGQYPRLSGQFPVYIEAQLKLFRSGDRKNDVMHAIADRMSDADIKAVSDYAAGLR, encoded by the coding sequence ATGAAGCGTGTGCTGTCCCGGATGTTGGTCGCGAGCGGGCTGTTGCTCGGCGCCTCCGCCTTCTCTGCTACGAGTTTCGCCGCCGACGGCGCTGCGGGCCCGGCCAAACCAGATGCCGCGAAGGGCGGCCAGCTGTTTGACCAGGGCGACGCGTCCCGAGGCATCATTGCCTGTGCCTCCTGTCACGGCGCGGCGGGTAACAGCACCATTCCGGTGAACCCGAACCTGGCCGCGCAACCGCACGAATACCTGGCCAAGCAGCTTGCCGACTTCAAGGTGAAGGAAGGCGCCAAGACGCCCGTGCGCAATGGCCCGGACGGCAACCCCAGCCCCATGACGGCGATGGTGCAGAACCTGACGCCGGCCGACATGCAGAACATCGCGCTGTACCTGGCGACCCAGCCGCTCAAGGAGCCTGCCACGGCCGGCCATGAGAATCTGGTTGAGCTGGGTCAAAAGATCTGGCGCGGCGGTTTGCCCGAACGCAACGTGCCCGCGTGCGCGGCGTGCCATTCTGCCAATGGCGCCGGGATTCCCGGCCAGTACCCCCGCCTGTCGGGGCAATTCCCCGTGTACATCGAAGCGCAGCTGAAGCTTTTCCGCAGCGGCGACCGCAAGAATGACGTCATGCACGCCATTGCGGACCGCATGTCGGATGCCGACATCAAGGCGGTGTCGGATTACGCGGCTGGGCTACGGTAA
- a CDS encoding cytochrome c biogenesis protein ResB — protein MNSTRTHSRPSLRSLPGDLFELLGSMRFAVSLLMFICVASLVGTVLQQNRSSNNYIDQFGPFWFEVFDKFSIWHVYNSWWFLLIMGFLVVSTSVCLIRNAPKMLRDARSFREHVREGSLRAFPHRVETEAPTDVPQTAAGLKALLGRLGYAVRVRQDQDGVLLAAKKGSANRLGYVFAHAAMVIICIGGLLDSELPVRLQVMFGGKQPIVDNMLISEVPESGRLSVNNPSFRASVLVPEGGQASTAVVMVGDGALVQPMPFTLKLKKFVVDYYSTGMPSRFASEVEVTDPDTGKTFDSTIEVNEPLRFKGMTVYQSSFDDGGSTVVLKGYPLVGANDATFSVDGTVGKSSELTAQTAKGPRSMGIEITAMRPINVEDLTRGDPKGADQSFAEHVASVAGSAAGKKNENLRNVGPSVEYKLIDDAGQAHEFQNYMLPVELDGAAVFLAGVRNNAAEPFRYLRIPADDDSSIAEFMRLRATLADPAARKEAARRFAERNSPSGADRQPLQTAAERALDTFASGGLQAVAAFLQANTPAADLERAADVVIRLIGASMNELRAIARERAGQAPVAIEGPEGERAAVWSRLAVAALSDLTVYPAPVFLSLADFKHVQASVFQVSRTPGKNTVYLGSLLLVLGVFSMFYIRDRRIWIWVKPQAGGSSILAAMTSQKRTLDFNQEFERFKQALLRQKKGS, from the coding sequence ATGAATTCGACCCGAACCCACTCCCGCCCCTCTCTGCGCAGCCTGCCAGGCGATCTCTTTGAACTTCTGGGTTCGATGCGTTTTGCCGTCAGCCTGCTGATGTTCATCTGCGTGGCCAGCCTGGTGGGGACGGTGCTCCAGCAGAACCGCTCGTCCAACAATTACATCGACCAGTTCGGCCCGTTCTGGTTCGAGGTGTTCGACAAGTTCTCCATCTGGCACGTCTACAACAGCTGGTGGTTCCTGCTGATCATGGGCTTTCTGGTCGTGTCCACGTCCGTCTGCCTGATTCGCAACGCGCCCAAGATGCTGCGCGACGCGCGGTCATTCCGCGAACACGTGCGCGAAGGCAGCCTGCGCGCGTTCCCGCACCGCGTCGAAACCGAAGCGCCCACCGACGTGCCGCAGACCGCGGCCGGCCTGAAGGCCTTGCTCGGACGGCTCGGGTATGCGGTGCGCGTGCGCCAGGACCAGGACGGGGTTTTGCTGGCGGCCAAGAAGGGCAGCGCGAACCGCCTGGGCTATGTGTTCGCCCACGCGGCCATGGTCATCATCTGCATCGGCGGCCTGCTGGACAGCGAGCTGCCGGTGCGCCTGCAGGTCATGTTCGGCGGCAAGCAACCCATCGTGGACAACATGCTGATCTCCGAGGTGCCGGAGAGCGGGCGCCTGTCGGTCAACAACCCGAGCTTTCGCGCCAGCGTGCTCGTGCCCGAGGGCGGCCAGGCCAGCACCGCCGTCGTGATGGTGGGAGACGGCGCGCTCGTGCAGCCCATGCCGTTCACGCTGAAGCTGAAGAAGTTCGTCGTCGATTACTACTCCACCGGCATGCCCAGCCGCTTCGCCAGCGAAGTCGAGGTGACGGACCCGGACACGGGCAAGACCTTCGATTCGACCATCGAGGTGAACGAGCCGCTGCGCTTCAAGGGCATGACGGTCTACCAATCCAGCTTCGACGACGGCGGCAGCACGGTCGTGCTCAAGGGTTATCCGCTGGTGGGCGCCAACGACGCCACGTTCTCCGTCGATGGCACGGTGGGCAAGAGCAGCGAGCTCACCGCCCAGACCGCCAAGGGCCCGCGCAGCATGGGGATCGAGATCACGGCGATGCGGCCGATCAACGTCGAGGACCTGACGCGCGGCGATCCCAAGGGCGCGGACCAGAGCTTTGCCGAGCATGTCGCTTCGGTCGCCGGCAGCGCGGCGGGCAAGAAGAACGAAAACCTGCGCAACGTGGGGCCCAGCGTCGAATACAAGCTGATCGACGACGCCGGCCAGGCGCATGAATTCCAGAACTACATGCTGCCCGTCGAACTGGATGGCGCGGCCGTGTTCCTGGCCGGCGTGCGCAACAACGCCGCCGAGCCCTTCCGCTATCTGCGCATCCCGGCCGATGACGACAGTTCGATCGCCGAGTTCATGCGTTTGCGCGCCACCCTGGCCGACCCGGCCGCGCGCAAGGAAGCCGCGCGGCGCTTCGCCGAACGCAACAGCCCCTCCGGCGCTGACCGCCAGCCGCTGCAGACCGCGGCCGAACGTGCATTGGACACCTTCGCTTCCGGCGGGCTGCAAGCCGTTGCCGCGTTTCTGCAGGCCAATACCCCCGCCGCGGACCTGGAGCGCGCGGCCGACGTCGTGATCCGCCTGATCGGCGCCAGCATGAATGAACTGCGCGCCATCGCCCGCGAACGCGCCGGGCAGGCTCCCGTCGCGATCGAGGGCCCCGAAGGCGAGCGCGCGGCGGTGTGGTCGCGCCTGGCGGTGGCGGCGCTGTCCGACCTGACCGTCTATCCGGCGCCCGTTTTCCTGTCGCTGGCCGACTTCAAGCATGTGCAGGCGAGCGTGTTCCAGGTCAGCCGCACGCCCGGCAAGAACACCGTCTACCTGGGCAGCCTGCTGCTGGTGCTGGGCGTGTTTTCCATGTTCTACATCCGCGATCGCCGCATCTGGATCTGGGTCAAGCCGCAGGCCGGCGGCAGCAGCATCCTGGCGGCCATGACGTCACAGAAGCGTACACTTGACTTCAACCAAGAGTTCGAACGCTTCAAGCAGGCGCTGCTGCGCCAGAAAAAAGGGTCCTAA
- the ccsB gene encoding c-type cytochrome biogenesis protein CcsB produces the protein MSTTTTTQPPSPESLWQDALSETGDSRAQRGKPDWTDVVFFLLLAVGAGFALTRYGHAMDYYEKIILCGTVPALAWLGWLWRPLRRLMIACAISSGLALMLYGTDLARAEQVFFLKYLFSSQSAILWMSAMFALAMVCYWIGVFSPTAAWLGTALTWGAVFAGVTGLLVRWREGHLMGPDLGHIPVSNLYEVFVLFCLITALFYLYYERKYATRALGGFVLLVVTSAVVFLLWYSFTRDAGQIQPLVPALKSWWMKLHVPANFIGYGTFSLAAMVGFAYLVKQHGQTTSWAKLAPLFILGVLLCAEPMVFRTDGLSATWMLYFGVGAVIVGAILLGRRRIADALPSLEVLDDIMYRAIAIGFAFFTVATILGALWAADAWGAYWQWDPKETWALIVWLNYAAWLHMRLIKGLRGAMAAYWALMGLLITGFAFLGVNMFLSGLHSYGQL, from the coding sequence ATGTCCACTACGACCACCACGCAACCCCCGTCGCCTGAATCGCTCTGGCAGGATGCCCTGTCAGAAACGGGCGACAGCCGCGCGCAACGCGGCAAGCCGGATTGGACCGATGTCGTCTTTTTTCTGCTGCTGGCGGTGGGGGCGGGATTCGCGCTGACCCGCTACGGTCACGCGATGGACTATTACGAAAAGATCATCCTGTGCGGCACGGTGCCCGCGCTGGCCTGGCTGGGCTGGCTGTGGCGCCCCTTGCGCCGCCTGATGATCGCCTGTGCGATCTCCTCGGGCCTGGCGCTGATGCTCTACGGCACCGACCTGGCGCGCGCCGAGCAGGTGTTCTTCCTGAAGTATCTCTTTTCCTCGCAGTCCGCGATTCTGTGGATGAGCGCGATGTTTGCGCTGGCGATGGTGTGCTACTGGATCGGCGTTTTCAGCCCGACGGCCGCATGGCTGGGCACGGCGCTGACCTGGGGCGCGGTGTTCGCCGGCGTCACCGGCCTGCTCGTGCGCTGGCGCGAGGGCCATCTGATGGGGCCTGACCTGGGCCATATCCCGGTCAGCAACCTGTATGAAGTCTTCGTCCTGTTTTGCCTGATCACGGCGCTTTTCTACCTTTACTACGAACGCAAGTACGCCACGCGCGCGCTGGGCGGCTTTGTGCTGCTGGTGGTGACCTCGGCCGTCGTGTTCCTGCTGTGGTATTCGTTCACGCGCGACGCGGGGCAGATCCAGCCGCTGGTGCCCGCGCTCAAGAGTTGGTGGATGAAACTGCACGTGCCCGCCAACTTCATCGGCTACGGCACGTTCTCGCTGGCGGCGATGGTGGGCTTTGCGTATCTGGTCAAGCAGCACGGGCAGACGACCTCCTGGGCCAAGCTTGCGCCGCTGTTCATCCTGGGCGTGCTGCTGTGCGCCGAGCCGATGGTGTTCCGCACCGATGGCCTGTCGGCGACGTGGATGCTGTACTTCGGCGTGGGGGCGGTGATCGTCGGCGCCATCCTGCTGGGCCGCCGTCGCATCGCCGACGCGCTGCCGTCGCTGGAAGTGCTGGACGACATCATGTATCGCGCCATCGCGATCGGCTTCGCCTTCTTCACGGTGGCCACCATCCTGGGGGCCTTGTGGGCGGCGGACGCCTGGGGCGCGTACTGGCAGTGGGACCCCAAGGAGACCTGGGCGCTGATCGTCTGGCTGAACTACGCGGCCTGGCTGCACATGCGCCTCATCAAGGGCCTGCGCGGCGCGATGGCGGCCTATTGGGCGCTGATGGGCCTGTTGATCACCGGCTTTGCCTTCCTGGGCGTGAACATGTTCCTGTCGGGGCTGCACTCGTACGGCCAGCTCTAA
- the lysA gene encoding diaminopimelate decarboxylase, translated as MTSAFPTPPALAGHPYFQYRNNALYAEDVPLDHLAERLGTPLYVYSRAALKAAWQSYASAIGPRPVLVCYGMKANSNLAVLAEFARLGAGFDIVSGGELQRALVAGADPSRIVFSGVGKQEWEMRDALQAGVKCFNVESLDELHRLSDVADAMGLRAPVSLRVNPDVDARTHPYISTGLKENKFGIAIGDALDAYRTAQSLPGIRVVGVDCHIGSQLTDISPYFDALEKLLDLIDGLDRAGIRIEHLDLGGGLGIRYADETPPSPRTLLDRVFERLDARGQGHLQLVLEPGRSLVGNAGVLLTTVQYIKHSEARNFAIVDAAMNDLLRPALYDAFHGVQPLRPRAGDAAVYDIVGPVCESADWLARQRTLAIRQGDVLAVESAGAYGMTMASNYNSRPRPAEVMVDGDKYYVVRQRETFADQIRGESLLP; from the coding sequence ATGACGTCCGCGTTCCCGACGCCCCCAGCGCTGGCCGGCCACCCGTACTTCCAGTACCGCAATAATGCGTTGTACGCCGAAGACGTGCCGCTTGACCATCTGGCCGAACGGTTGGGAACTCCGCTTTACGTCTACTCCCGCGCGGCCCTGAAGGCCGCGTGGCAATCCTACGCCAGCGCCATCGGACCGCGTCCCGTGCTGGTCTGCTACGGCATGAAGGCCAATTCGAATCTCGCCGTCCTCGCGGAGTTCGCGCGGCTGGGCGCGGGGTTCGACATCGTGTCCGGCGGCGAACTCCAGCGCGCGCTCGTGGCGGGCGCAGATCCGTCCAGAATCGTGTTCTCGGGCGTCGGCAAGCAGGAATGGGAAATGCGCGACGCGCTGCAGGCGGGCGTGAAGTGCTTCAACGTCGAGTCGCTGGACGAACTGCACCGCCTGTCGGACGTCGCCGACGCCATGGGCCTGCGCGCCCCCGTGTCGCTGCGCGTGAATCCCGACGTCGACGCCCGCACGCACCCCTACATCTCGACCGGCCTGAAGGAAAACAAGTTCGGCATCGCCATCGGCGACGCGCTGGATGCCTACCGCACCGCCCAGTCGCTGCCCGGCATCCGGGTCGTGGGCGTCGATTGCCACATCGGCTCGCAGCTCACCGACATCAGCCCCTATTTCGACGCGCTGGAAAAACTGCTGGACCTCATCGACGGCCTGGACCGGGCTGGCATCCGCATCGAGCACCTGGACCTGGGCGGCGGCCTGGGCATCCGCTACGCGGACGAGACGCCCCCGTCGCCCCGCACCTTGCTGGACCGCGTCTTCGAGCGCCTGGACGCACGCGGACAGGGCCATCTGCAGCTCGTGCTGGAGCCCGGTCGCTCGCTCGTGGGCAATGCCGGCGTCCTGCTCACGACCGTCCAGTACATCAAGCATTCCGAAGCCCGCAACTTCGCCATCGTCGACGCGGCCATGAACGACCTGCTGCGTCCGGCGCTCTATGACGCCTTTCATGGCGTGCAGCCCCTGCGCCCGCGCGCGGGCGACGCGGCCGTCTACGACATCGTCGGCCCGGTCTGCGAAAGCGCCGACTGGCTGGCCCGGCAGCGCACGCTGGCCATCCGCCAGGGCGACGTGCTTGCCGTGGAATCGGCCGGCGCCTATGGCATGACCATGGCCAGCAACTACAACTCGCGCCCGCGTCCGGCCGAGGTCATGGTCGATGGCGACAAGTACTACGTGGTGCGTCAGCGCGAAACCTTCGCGGACCAGATACGGGGCGAGTCGCTGCTGCCTTGA
- a CDS encoding lipoprotein, translating into MLSSTWSINARNSVSVIIEPARITEFPVFQLAYSRMALRIVATLMATGMMAACGYKGPLYMPPPPEGQAPARTPQSQPKPAIPPAPSIP; encoded by the coding sequence ATGCTCTCCAGCACCTGGTCGATCAACGCAAGAAATTCGGTTTCGGTCATAATCGAGCCTGCAAGAATTACGGAGTTCCCAGTGTTCCAATTGGCATACAGCCGCATGGCTCTTCGCATTGTAGCCACGCTGATGGCGACCGGCATGATGGCGGCCTGCGGGTACAAGGGGCCTTTGTACATGCCTCCTCCCCCTGAAGGCCAGGCGCCGGCCCGCACGCCGCAAAGCCAGCCGAAGCCGGCGATCCCCCCCGCGCCGTCCATCCCATGA
- the cyaY gene encoding iron donor protein CyaY — MTETEFLALIDQVLESIESQADDWAASLDVDVETSRSGNVLTLVFEDDTHVVVNSQAAMQELWVAARSGGFHYRYDGQHWNDTRGGPQLPDALSQICSAAAGVPVTIRL; from the coding sequence ATGACCGAAACCGAATTTCTTGCGTTGATCGACCAGGTGCTGGAGAGCATCGAAAGCCAGGCCGATGACTGGGCGGCTTCGCTCGACGTCGACGTCGAAACCAGCCGCAGCGGCAATGTGCTGACCCTGGTTTTCGAGGACGACACCCACGTCGTGGTGAACAGCCAGGCCGCCATGCAGGAGCTGTGGGTGGCTGCGCGCAGCGGCGGCTTTCACTACCGCTACGATGGCCAGCACTGGAACGATACCCGAGGCGGACCGCAGTTGCCGGATGCCTTGTCCCAGATCTGCTCCGCCGCTGCCGGCGTCCCCGTGACGATCAGGCTGTAA